From the Negativicutes bacterium genome, one window contains:
- the trpA gene encoding tryptophan synthase subunit alpha, translating into MNRLQSKLTELKNTNKKGLFIYLTAGVNDFAMTLEAIKIAEKEGVDVIEIGIPFSDPIADGPVIQQAAQIAIKNGASITNVLEFVKKVRTVTQIPLVCMGYINNVLTYGVEKFVLAAKSAGLDGAIIPDLPYEEASNMLAICKKNDFSLINFVTPNTTAQRINETCKNADGFIYCVSVNGVTGVREIDYTPINEVVKIVKQQTQTPVAIGFGIGTPAAAKAASSVADNIIVGSAVMQKLMAEGLTAYGELIKTIRQALDEGSQV; encoded by the coding sequence ATGAATAGATTACAAAGTAAATTAACAGAGCTTAAAAATACCAATAAAAAAGGTTTATTTATTTATCTGACGGCCGGTGTTAATGACTTTGCGATGACGCTAGAGGCTATTAAAATTGCGGAAAAAGAAGGCGTTGATGTTATTGAAATAGGCATTCCTTTCTCCGATCCGATTGCTGATGGGCCGGTTATTCAGCAAGCAGCACAAATTGCAATCAAAAACGGTGCTAGTATCACTAATGTGTTGGAGTTTGTTAAAAAAGTTAGAACTGTAACTCAAATACCATTAGTTTGTATGGGGTATATTAATAATGTCCTTACTTATGGAGTGGAGAAATTTGTACTAGCTGCGAAAAGTGCAGGCTTAGATGGTGCTATTATTCCTGATTTACCATATGAAGAAGCTAGCAATATGTTGGCGATTTGTAAAAAAAATGATTTTTCTTTAATTAATTTTGTGACACCTAATACTACGGCGCAGCGAATAAATGAAACGTGTAAAAATGCGGATGGCTTTATATATTGCGTATCTGTAAATGGTGTGACCGGAGTTAGGGAAATTGATTATACGCCGATTAATGAAGTTGTAAAAATTGTTAAACAACAAACACAAACTCCGGTAGCAATTGGGTTTGGGATTGGAACACCGGCAGCGGCTAAAGCAGCCAGCAGTGTAGCTGATAATATTATTGTTGGTAGTGCCGTAATGCAAAAACTGATGGCTGAAGGGTTAACTGCTTATGGTGAATTGATAAAAACTATTCGTCAAGCTTTGGATGAGGGGAGCCAAGTTTAA
- a CDS encoding ATP-binding protein — protein sequence MLNTIKNLVVFQNIAQDNLIKECLSCLHTPLASAKAPLINNFIIVAEKLSLKDNLLRSYLIYLLSQKHNIIAELVMQDYVIGTSLKQALLSDMVILTQLLTMLPSSFLDSVILDDYTPSVNNHNQAFNSLYHNIKNSLSTITPESLSQILIEHYQTYGIGDLSNYKAFRWDKEKTLLGIKNFDKITFNDLVGYERQKNILLANTLAFVNKKPANNVLLIGSRGTGKSSSVKALANLYFTEGLRLLEISKAQLCQLPEIMDYLRNTNKRFIIFLDDLSFEDYEVEYKYLKSIIEGGVEAKPDNVLIYATSNRRHLIKETWDDRPEHNEIHTNDSINEKISLSDRFGITLTYLSPNQEEYLDIVFALAKKHNIVTSDLRQEALKWEMSHSGRSGRVAKQFIDNLLGHN from the coding sequence ATGTTAAATACCATTAAAAACTTAGTAGTCTTTCAAAACATCGCTCAAGATAATCTTATCAAAGAATGTTTGTCTTGTCTGCATACCCCTTTAGCCTCAGCTAAGGCTCCTTTAATCAATAATTTTATCATAGTGGCAGAAAAGCTAAGTTTAAAGGATAACCTTTTACGTAGTTACCTGATTTATTTACTCTCCCAAAAACATAATATCATTGCAGAGTTAGTGATGCAGGATTATGTTATTGGCACTAGCTTAAAACAAGCTTTACTCAGTGATATGGTGATATTAACGCAGCTTTTAACGATGCTACCTTCCTCTTTTTTAGACTCAGTGATCTTAGATGATTACACCCCTTCTGTTAACAATCACAACCAAGCTTTTAACAGTTTATATCACAACATTAAAAATTCCTTGTCGACAATAACCCCTGAAAGTTTAAGCCAAATATTAATAGAGCATTATCAAACTTATGGCATTGGTGATTTATCTAATTATAAGGCATTTCGTTGGGATAAGGAAAAAACCCTGCTAGGCATTAAAAATTTTGACAAAATAACTTTTAATGATTTAGTAGGTTATGAGCGACAAAAAAATATTCTTCTTGCCAACACATTAGCCTTTGTCAATAAAAAACCTGCTAATAATGTTCTCCTAATTGGTTCTCGTGGCACCGGAAAATCTTCTTCCGTAAAAGCCTTAGCTAACTTATATTTCACTGAAGGCTTGCGTTTATTAGAAATTTCTAAAGCGCAGCTTTGTCAATTACCAGAGATTATGGATTATTTACGTAATACCAATAAAAGGTTTATTATCTTCTTAGATGATTTATCATTTGAGGATTATGAAGTAGAGTACAAATATCTAAAATCAATCATTGAAGGTGGCGTTGAAGCTAAACCTGATAATGTGTTAATTTATGCAACCTCAAATCGTCGCCATCTTATTAAAGAAACTTGGGATGATCGACCGGAGCATAATGAAATACACACTAATGATAGTATCAATGAAAAAATATCTTTATCTGATAGATTTGGCATAACCTTGACTTATCTGTCACCTAATCAAGAGGAATATCTTGATATCGTTTTTGCTTTAGCAAAAAAACATAACATTGTTACTTCTGATTTACGTCAAGAAGCCTTGAAATGGGAAATGAGTCATTCCGGTCGTTCCGGCAGAGTTGCTAAGCAATTTATTGATAATCTCCTCGGTCATAATTAA
- a CDS encoding peptide chain release factor 3, translated as MSEELKNAIEKRRTFAIISHPDAGKTTLTEKLLLYGGAIHLAGSVKSRKTQKHAVSDWMEIEKQRGISVTSSVLQFDYDGFRINILDTPGHQDFSEDTYRTLMAVDSAVMIIDVAKGVEAQTKKLFKVCKQRGIPIFTFVNKLDRYGKNPIDLMEEIEKVLEIDAYPMNWPIGVDGNYQGVYNRNKGQIELFNEDGSHGQNILSSVVGSVDDPAFAEMLGQEVHQALCEDIELLDMAGESFDLEKVAKGELTPMFFGSAMTNFGVQNFLEEYLRLAPPPAPRKASTGIINPADENFSAFVFKIQANMNPAHRDRLAFIRICSGKFTRGMMVNHNKSDKPIKLAQPQQFLAQDRTIIDEAFPGDIVGLFDPGIFGIGDTLCATGQKFDFADFPVFPPEQFARVQAKDTMKRKQFVKGITELTQEGAVQLFQQAGAGTEAYIVGTVGSLQFEVLEYRLKNEYGVDILMQMQPYEVARWLVGDNITPETLKGAERGMFVYDVKERPVLLVTNEWALGWIADNNPDIKMLVVPEGLSEK; from the coding sequence ATGTCGGAAGAATTAAAAAATGCGATAGAAAAAAGACGAACTTTTGCAATTATATCTCATCCGGATGCCGGTAAAACTACCTTAACGGAGAAATTGCTGTTATATGGTGGAGCGATTCATTTAGCAGGATCGGTAAAATCCAGAAAAACACAAAAGCATGCAGTATCAGACTGGATGGAAATTGAAAAACAAAGAGGTATCTCGGTAACATCGAGTGTACTGCAATTTGATTATGATGGTTTTAGAATAAATATATTGGATACACCTGGACATCAGGACTTTAGTGAAGATACTTATCGCACCTTAATGGCTGTTGATAGTGCGGTAATGATTATTGACGTTGCTAAAGGGGTTGAAGCGCAGACTAAGAAATTGTTCAAAGTTTGTAAACAACGTGGTATTCCTATTTTTACGTTTGTTAATAAATTAGATCGTTATGGTAAAAATCCAATTGATTTAATGGAAGAAATCGAAAAAGTATTAGAAATAGACGCTTATCCAATGAACTGGCCAATTGGTGTTGATGGTAACTATCAAGGCGTGTACAATCGCAATAAAGGACAAATTGAGCTATTTAATGAAGATGGTTCACATGGACAAAATATTTTGTCATCAGTAGTGGGCAGTGTTGATGACCCGGCTTTTGCTGAGATGTTAGGACAAGAAGTTCATCAGGCTTTATGTGAAGATATTGAACTCTTAGATATGGCTGGAGAAAGTTTTGATTTGGAAAAGGTCGCTAAGGGTGAATTAACGCCAATGTTTTTTGGTAGTGCGATGACCAATTTTGGAGTGCAAAACTTCTTGGAAGAATATTTGAGATTGGCGCCGCCACCGGCACCGCGTAAGGCTTCGACCGGGATTATAAATCCTGCTGATGAAAACTTTTCAGCGTTTGTGTTTAAAATTCAAGCCAATATGAATCCGGCACATCGTGATCGTCTAGCGTTTATTAGAATTTGTTCTGGTAAATTTACTAGAGGAATGATGGTAAATCATAATAAATCGGATAAGCCTATTAAATTGGCACAACCGCAACAATTTTTAGCGCAAGATCGAACAATTATTGATGAAGCGTTTCCAGGTGATATTGTAGGGTTATTTGATCCGGGGATTTTTGGTATTGGTGATACTTTATGTGCAACTGGGCAAAAATTTGATTTTGCTGATTTTCCGGTATTTCCACCGGAACAGTTTGCCAGAGTGCAAGCCAAAGACACGATGAAACGAAAACAATTTGTTAAAGGTATTACTGAGCTTACGCAAGAAGGGGCAGTGCAATTATTTCAACAAGCTGGAGCTGGAACGGAGGCTTATATTGTCGGAACCGTTGGTAGCTTGCAGTTTGAAGTGTTGGAATACCGTTTGAAAAATGAATATGGTGTTGATATTTTAATGCAAATGCAACCATATGAAGTAGCAAGGTGGTTGGTTGGTGATAACATAACGCCGGAAACTTTAAAAGGTGCTGAACGTGGAATGTTTGTGTATGATGTTAAAGAGCGTCCGGTCTTATTAGTAACAAATGAGTGGGCGTTAGGTTGGATTGCTGATAATAACCCTGATATTAAAATGTTAGTAGTACCGGAAGGTCTAAGCGAGAAATAA
- a CDS encoding YegS/Rv2252/BmrU family lipid kinase, with protein MRKIVLVYNPVSGDALFKYKIDYIIEVFQKNKCIIIPYRTGPSNKESFINFISAIPELYGMIIAGGDGTLNEFINILLAENIDVPIGILPSGTSNDFASFLGINKSIDNYLSTIIEGNIRSIDVGQIADRYFINVASAGVLTSVAHRVDKALKNTLGKMAYYIRGLGEIPNIQPLTAKFIIDHQVVEENIFLFLISNSATVGSLPNAMPEAQIDDGLLDLMIVKQCSLPEFTSLVISLLAGRDIRRNRYVLHYQAKEINVDIKEDVETDLDGELGPTLPLTAKVLHKKLRVFHA; from the coding sequence ATGAGAAAAATTGTATTAGTATATAATCCTGTATCAGGAGATGCTTTGTTTAAATATAAAATAGATTATATTATTGAAGTTTTTCAAAAAAACAAATGTATTATTATTCCTTACCGAACCGGCCCATCTAATAAAGAAAGTTTTATTAACTTTATTAGTGCAATACCGGAACTTTATGGCATGATAATTGCCGGTGGTGATGGAACTTTAAATGAATTTATCAATATCTTGTTGGCGGAGAATATTGATGTGCCTATTGGTATTTTACCAAGTGGTACTTCTAATGATTTTGCTAGTTTTTTAGGGATAAATAAGTCTATTGATAATTACTTGAGCACTATTATTGAAGGGAATATTCGTAGCATTGATGTTGGACAAATTGCCGATCGCTATTTTATTAATGTAGCTAGTGCAGGGGTGTTAACCTCAGTTGCCCATCGAGTTGATAAGGCTCTTAAAAATACTTTAGGGAAAATGGCATATTATATCAGAGGCTTAGGTGAAATACCTAATATTCAGCCACTAACAGCGAAATTTATTATTGATCATCAAGTGGTAGAAGAGAATATTTTCTTATTTTTAATAAGTAATAGTGCGACAGTAGGAAGTTTACCTAACGCTATGCCAGAGGCACAGATTGATGATGGCTTATTAGACTTAATGATTGTGAAGCAATGCAGTTTACCGGAGTTTACTTCGTTAGTAATTTCTTTACTAGCGGGTCGTGATATTAGAAGAAATCGGTATGTCCTGCATTATCAAGCGAAAGAAATAAATGTTGATATAAAGGAAGATGTTGAAACCGATTTAGATGGTGAATTAGGGCCTACTTTGCCGTTAACAGCTAAGGTGTTACATAAAAAATTAAGGGTTTTTCATGCATAA
- a CDS encoding aminodeoxychorismate/anthranilate synthase component II — translation MILLIDNYDSFTYNVFQLIANLGKEVKVVRNDCITIEEIDQGNYGAIIISPGPGTPDESGICKEVVKRYAGQIPIFGICLGHQTIGEVFGGKVIRAPYPIHGKKELVTHYHSASYKNVKTQFVAGRYHSLIVEEESLPDCLEITARSSDNLIMGLRHKDYKIEGVQFHPESILTPEGAEILKEFLKDIN, via the coding sequence ATGATTTTACTAATTGATAATTATGATTCTTTTACCTACAATGTCTTTCAGCTTATTGCCAATTTAGGTAAAGAAGTTAAAGTAGTACGCAATGATTGCATTACAATTGAAGAAATTGATCAAGGCAATTATGGGGCGATTATAATTTCGCCGGGGCCGGGAACACCGGATGAATCGGGTATTTGCAAAGAGGTCGTAAAAAGATATGCCGGTCAAATACCGATTTTTGGTATTTGTTTAGGACATCAGACGATCGGGGAGGTTTTTGGTGGTAAGGTTATTAGAGCACCTTATCCGATCCATGGCAAAAAAGAACTTGTGACACATTATCATAGCGCTAGTTATAAGAATGTAAAGACGCAATTTGTCGCCGGTCGTTATCATTCTTTGATTGTCGAAGAGGAAAGTTTACCAGATTGTTTGGAAATAACAGCTAGATCGAGTGATAATTTAATTATGGGACTTAGGCATAAAGACTATAAAATTGAAGGGGTACAATTTCATCCCGAATCTATTTTAACGCCGGAAGGTGCAGAAATATTAAAAGAATTTTTAAAAGATATTAATTAA
- the trpE gene encoding anthranilate synthase component I, protein MKIQTSLQEFCQYATEANIIAVVAEFSSDMDTPVSLYYKLVGDDLGFILESADKNKYFGRYSFLGTKPLASATAFKSYVEVTEQNNSFKIVGNPVNAMKEYISKFKTVNMPELPPLMSGGVIGYFAYDSIGTWERVRGFDIPEDLVLGQFLLCKILVVVDHLKHTSKLVCLAQIQDGVDVTATYNEAVAEINNVYELLKQDFVKSKNAKQANNEDLFINEITQSKDEYLKNVEIAKEHIAAGDIFQVVLAKQFRCKISKEPFAFYRRLRQVNPSPYMFYINFGKRKLVGASPEMLVKIADDTVYTYPIAGTRPRGANDAEDADLTKDLLNDPKECAEHAMLVDLGRNDVGKISVPGSVRVTKLMDIELFSHVIHMVSEVAGKINPTYQPLDVLASCFPAGTLSGAPKVRAMEIINNLEGVHRGPYGGAVGYFDFCGNMDMCITIRTITIDEDVAIVQTGAGIVADSVPENEYNEVLQKAKVMFQVIKEVEADDFTN, encoded by the coding sequence ATGAAAATACAAACTAGCCTGCAAGAATTTTGCCAATATGCAACAGAAGCTAATATTATTGCTGTGGTAGCGGAGTTTTCCAGTGATATGGATACTCCGGTCTCGCTTTATTATAAATTAGTCGGTGATGATTTAGGCTTTATCTTAGAGAGTGCCGATAAAAATAAATATTTTGGAAGATATTCTTTTTTAGGAACTAAACCTTTGGCTAGTGCAACAGCTTTTAAAAGCTATGTAGAAGTAACCGAACAGAATAATAGTTTTAAAATTGTTGGAAATCCTGTTAATGCGATGAAAGAATATATCAGCAAGTTTAAAACAGTTAATATGCCGGAATTACCGCCATTGATGAGTGGTGGAGTTATTGGTTACTTTGCTTATGATTCTATTGGTACATGGGAAAGAGTAAGAGGTTTTGATATTCCGGAAGATTTAGTATTAGGACAGTTTTTACTGTGCAAAATCTTGGTAGTGGTAGACCATTTAAAGCATACTTCTAAATTGGTTTGTTTGGCGCAAATACAAGATGGTGTTGATGTAACGGCTACCTATAATGAAGCCGTGGCAGAAATAAATAATGTTTATGAACTTTTAAAACAAGATTTTGTAAAAAGTAAAAATGCTAAACAGGCTAATAATGAAGATTTATTTATAAATGAAATTACCCAATCCAAAGATGAGTATCTTAAAAATGTGGAAATTGCCAAAGAACATATTGCTGCCGGTGATATTTTCCAAGTGGTATTGGCGAAACAATTTAGATGCAAAATAAGTAAAGAACCATTTGCTTTTTATCGTCGGTTGCGTCAAGTTAATCCATCGCCATATATGTTTTATATTAACTTTGGCAAACGTAAACTAGTGGGGGCATCACCGGAAATGTTAGTTAAAATTGCTGATGATACAGTTTACACTTATCCGATTGCCGGAACTAGACCAAGAGGTGCTAATGATGCTGAAGATGCTGATTTAACTAAAGACTTATTAAATGATCCAAAAGAGTGTGCAGAACATGCAATGTTGGTAGATTTAGGGCGTAATGATGTCGGTAAAATCAGTGTGCCGGGTAGTGTTAGAGTTACTAAACTGATGGATATAGAGTTATTTTCACATGTTATTCATATGGTTTCAGAAGTTGCTGGTAAAATTAATCCCACTTATCAGCCCTTAGATGTTTTGGCATCGTGCTTTCCGGCGGGAACTTTAAGTGGAGCACCGAAAGTCAGAGCGATGGAAATAATAAATAATTTAGAAGGTGTTCATCGCGGTCCGTATGGCGGAGCCGTAGGTTATTTTGATTTTTGCGGTAATATGGATATGTGTATTACGATTAGAACGATAACGATTGATGAAGATGTAGCCATTGTTCAAACCGGTGCCGGCATTGTGGCAGATTCGGTGCCGGAGAATGAATATAATGAAGTGTTACAAAAAGCGAAAGTGATGTTCCAAGTTATAAAGGAGGTAGAAGCGGATGATTTTACTAATTGA
- a CDS encoding polysaccharide biosynthesis protein has protein sequence MSSEVKTGNKGDSFLKGTFILAIAGIVVKVIGSLNWIFVSRVLGGEGIGLYQMAFPIYLLALSVSTAGVPVAISIITAEKVALKDFWGAKRVFKISLVLMAVTGLFFSLLTYFGAGFLIEYKFIRDPRAYYSVAALAPAIFFVTLLASYRGYLQGWQRMTPTAVSQIVEQIFRVVTMILFASLLLPYGLEFASAGASLGAFAGAVTGLIVLFYYYWQLEQDMGEEFKKSHQVVKKDSSLKIIKRIFMLALPVSASSVMLPVVANLDLMIVPARLEVAGYTVAQATELFGYLTGMAVPLINLATILTASLAVSIVPAISEAQTLGDRLKVFQQTNMAMRITMLISLPAFAIVFVLDSPISTMIYNATAAGPTIRVLSTSIVLLGIHQVTTGVLQGLGKTVIPVVNMVFAAIIKVALNWVLTANPSLGIEGSAWATVADIGIAAILNLYFLNRYISYKIDIPQLSRTVFSTLLMAIALYFSYFELINLKVGNTIATLVATIIGAVLYIISLIIVGGLNQRDLTNVPMVGNLLMKLLVKMGVTLKK, from the coding sequence ATTAGTAGTGAAGTTAAAACCGGCAATAAGGGTGACTCTTTTTTAAAGGGGACTTTTATTTTAGCGATTGCCGGAATTGTTGTAAAAGTTATTGGCTCATTAAACTGGATTTTTGTATCAAGAGTTTTAGGCGGTGAAGGCATTGGGTTATACCAAATGGCTTTTCCGATTTATTTATTAGCATTAAGTGTATCGACTGCCGGGGTGCCGGTGGCGATTTCTATTATTACGGCTGAAAAAGTTGCCCTTAAAGATTTTTGGGGTGCTAAAAGAGTTTTCAAAATTTCTTTAGTATTGATGGCTGTAACAGGCTTGTTTTTTAGCTTATTAACTTATTTTGGAGCAGGGTTTTTAATTGAATATAAATTTATTCGTGACCCTAGAGCTTACTATTCAGTAGCGGCTTTGGCGCCGGCAATATTTTTTGTAACCTTATTAGCAAGTTATCGGGGCTATTTACAAGGGTGGCAAAGAATGACGCCAACCGCAGTTTCGCAAATTGTTGAACAAATCTTTCGTGTTGTGACGATGATTTTATTTGCCAGCTTACTACTTCCTTATGGTCTAGAGTTTGCTTCAGCCGGTGCTAGTTTAGGTGCTTTTGCCGGTGCGGTTACTGGTTTAATTGTCTTGTTTTATTATTATTGGCAACTAGAACAAGATATGGGCGAAGAATTTAAAAAATCGCATCAAGTCGTAAAAAAAGATTCCAGCCTGAAAATAATAAAAAGAATTTTTATGTTAGCGTTACCGGTTTCGGCTTCGAGTGTAATGTTACCGGTTGTCGCTAATCTTGATTTAATGATTGTCCCGGCACGTTTAGAAGTTGCCGGTTATACGGTCGCTCAGGCGACGGAATTATTTGGTTATTTGACAGGGATGGCAGTGCCGTTAATAAATTTGGCAACGATTTTGACAGCATCGTTGGCAGTTAGCATTGTTCCGGCAATTTCCGAGGCTCAAACTTTAGGTGATCGGTTAAAAGTTTTTCAACAAACAAATATGGCTATGCGAATTACAATGTTGATAAGTTTACCGGCGTTTGCTATTGTTTTTGTGTTAGATTCACCGATATCAACAATGATTTATAATGCCACCGCCGCAGGACCGACAATTCGAGTATTGTCAACCAGCATTGTTCTTTTGGGTATTCATCAGGTTACTACCGGTGTTTTACAAGGTTTGGGTAAGACTGTTATTCCGGTTGTTAATATGGTGTTTGCAGCGATTATTAAAGTTGCTTTAAATTGGGTGTTAACGGCTAATCCGAGTTTAGGAATTGAAGGTTCAGCTTGGGCAACTGTAGCAGATATTGGGATAGCGGCAATTTTAAATTTATATTTTTTAAATCGCTATATTTCTTATAAAATTGATATACCGCAACTAAGTAGAACCGTTTTTTCAACGCTGTTAATGGCGATTGCTTTATATTTTTCGTATTTCGAGCTTATTAATTTAAAAGTTGGCAATACTATCGCAACTTTGGTTGCGACTATAATTGGTGCGGTATTATATATTATCAGTCTAATAATTGTTGGAGGTTTAAACCAACGAGATTTAACTAATGTACCGATGGTAGGTAATTTATTAATGAAACTATTAGTGAAAATGGGCGTTACTTTAAAAAAATAG
- the trpB gene encoding tryptophan synthase subunit beta has product MPDKNGRFGDFGGRFVPETVMPVLFELEESYEKFKNDPEFIAEVKKYLKEYAGRPTKLYYAERLTKHYGKGKIYLKREDLLHTGAHKINNALAQAILAMKMGKKRVVAETGAGQHGVACATVAALFGLECHVFMGEEDVRRQALNVFRMRLLGAKVIPVTSGTATLKDATSEAIRYWAANITDTYYIIGSVVGPHPYPMIVRDFQRIIGDELKEQAKEIGTAKLSHIVACLGGGSNAMGIFYPFKDDADVIKIGIEAAGRGNLPGDNAESLTKGRPGVLHGAYSYLLQDDDGQIIEAYSISAGLDYPGVGPEHAYFKDSGKVLYHSINDQEALAAFQLLAKLEGIIPAVESSHALAYLEKLMPQTNEDQAVVVCLSGRGDKDVQMVSETLKENL; this is encoded by the coding sequence ATGCCTGATAAAAATGGACGTTTTGGAGATTTTGGTGGGAGATTTGTACCGGAAACTGTTATGCCGGTGTTGTTTGAATTAGAAGAAAGTTATGAAAAATTTAAAAATGACCCTGAATTTATCGCAGAAGTGAAAAAATATCTAAAAGAATACGCCGGTAGACCAACTAAACTATATTATGCGGAAAGATTAACAAAGCATTATGGTAAAGGTAAAATTTATTTAAAACGTGAAGATTTATTGCATACTGGTGCGCATAAAATAAATAATGCTTTGGCGCAAGCTATTTTAGCAATGAAAATGGGTAAAAAGCGTGTAGTAGCAGAAACAGGAGCGGGTCAGCATGGTGTTGCTTGTGCTACGGTAGCAGCCTTATTTGGCTTAGAGTGTCACGTGTTTATGGGAGAAGAAGATGTTAGACGTCAAGCGTTAAACGTCTTTAGAATGAGATTATTAGGAGCGAAAGTTATTCCTGTTACCAGTGGAACTGCGACATTAAAAGATGCTACCAGTGAAGCGATTAGATACTGGGCTGCGAACATTACTGACACTTACTATATTATTGGTTCAGTCGTAGGGCCACATCCTTATCCGATGATAGTGCGTGATTTCCAAAGAATTATAGGTGATGAATTAAAAGAGCAAGCTAAAGAAATTGGCACTGCTAAATTAAGTCATATTGTTGCTTGCCTAGGTGGTGGCAGTAATGCGATGGGGATATTTTACCCGTTTAAAGATGATGCTGATGTTATTAAAATCGGCATAGAAGCAGCTGGAAGAGGTAATTTACCGGGTGATAATGCGGAATCTTTAACAAAAGGCCGACCGGGAGTATTACATGGTGCTTATAGCTATTTATTACAAGATGATGATGGTCAAATTATAGAAGCTTACTCAATTTCAGCCGGGCTTGATTATCCAGGCGTTGGGCCGGAACATGCTTACTTTAAAGATAGTGGTAAGGTTCTTTATCATTCCATCAATGACCAAGAAGCTTTAGCGGCATTTCAGCTGCTAGCTAAATTAGAAGGTATTATTCCGGCAGTAGAAAGTTCACATGCTTTGGCATACTTGGAAAAATTAATGCCACAGACCAATGAAGATCAAGCTGTTGTTGTTTGCTTATCAGGTCGTGGCGATAAAGACGTGCAAATGGTATCAGAAACATTAAAGGAGAATTTATAA
- a CDS encoding DUF4931 domain-containing protein: protein MTATHIEFNVHVGRQKPESIINASAKCPFCDRDKLTNIIDADGDLLLIKNKYPVLKNTFQTVLIETTECHSELSMYPKEHLYKLFRFGIKNWFQLIESNKFKSVIFFKNHGKLSGGTIRHPHMQIIGLEEIDYHTLIFEEHFTGVLIDKNNGVELNISTKPRVGFSEFNIITDDNNKIEKIADYAQNVSDFILNNFGKRCDSYNMFFYLINDLIHVKIMPRFPTSPLYIGYSIPQVSNHVEELISTFRSLYL, encoded by the coding sequence ATGACTGCTACCCATATTGAATTTAATGTTCATGTCGGCAGACAGAAACCTGAAAGTATTATTAATGCTTCTGCTAAGTGTCCATTTTGCGATCGTGATAAATTAACTAATATTATTGACGCAGATGGTGATTTATTGCTAATAAAAAATAAATATCCTGTTTTGAAAAATACATTCCAAACCGTATTGATTGAAACGACAGAATGCCACTCCGAATTGTCAATGTATCCCAAAGAACATTTATATAAATTATTTCGGTTTGGCATTAAAAACTGGTTTCAATTAATAGAATCCAATAAATTCAAGTCGGTTATTTTTTTTAAGAACCACGGTAAGTTATCAGGAGGAACGATTCGTCATCCGCATATGCAAATAATCGGCTTAGAAGAAATTGATTATCATACCTTAATTTTTGAAGAGCACTTTACCGGAGTTCTCATTGATAAAAATAATGGTGTTGAATTAAACATTTCAACTAAACCCCGCGTAGGATTTTCCGAATTTAACATCATTACCGATGATAATAATAAAATTGAAAAAATTGCCGATTATGCTCAAAATGTTAGTGATTTTATCTTAAATAATTTTGGTAAACGCTGCGATAGTTATAATATGTTTTTTTATCTTATTAATGACCTTATTCATGTTAAGATTATGCCTCGTTTTCCTACTTCACCACTATATATTGGTTATTCCATTCCACAGGTTTCAAATCATGTTGAAGAATTAATAAGTACCTTTCGTTCTTTATATTTATAA